One window of Armatimonadota bacterium genomic DNA carries:
- a CDS encoding ThuA domain-containing protein, whose translation MSNTIRVTVWNEFRHEKHADHPASTIYPDGMHEAIAEHLRMQPDMKVRTATLDEPEHGLTDAVLAETDVMTWWGHMAHDEVDDSIVGKVQQRVWDGMGLIVLHSGHMSKIFQRLMGTFCMLRWREADEKERLWVIDPSHPITEGVGEYFELPEEEMYGERFDIPQPDELVFVSWFQGGEVFRSGCCWHRGRGKVFYFRPGHESYPTYKDPNVLKVIENAVRWAAPGNTPVPTFGNCPPLEPLGT comes from the coding sequence ATGAGCAATACAATCCGCGTAACCGTCTGGAACGAGTTCCGGCACGAGAAGCATGCCGACCACCCGGCGAGCACGATCTATCCCGACGGCATGCACGAGGCCATCGCCGAGCACCTCCGCATGCAGCCCGATATGAAGGTCCGCACCGCCACGCTCGACGAGCCGGAGCACGGATTGACCGATGCCGTCCTCGCCGAGACCGACGTCATGACCTGGTGGGGGCACATGGCGCACGACGAGGTGGACGATTCCATCGTCGGCAAGGTTCAGCAGAGGGTCTGGGACGGAATGGGGTTGATAGTCCTCCACTCGGGCCACATGTCGAAGATATTCCAGCGGCTCATGGGCACGTTCTGCATGCTCAGATGGCGCGAGGCCGACGAGAAGGAACGCCTGTGGGTCATAGATCCGAGCCACCCCATCACCGAAGGCGTCGGCGAGTACTTCGAGCTTCCAGAGGAAGAAATGTACGGCGAGAGGTTCGACATCCCTCAGCCGGACGAACTGGTCTTTGTGAGCTGGTTCCAGGGCGGCGAGGTCTTCCGAAGCGGGTGCTGCTGGCATCGGGGTCGGGGCAAGGTCTTCTACTTCCGGCCCGGCCACGAGAGCTATCCGACCTACAAGGATCCGAACGTGCTGAAGGTTATCGAGAACGCCGTGCGATGGGCCGCGCCGGGGAACACCCCCGTCCCTACCTTCGGCAACTGCCCGCCGCTCGAACCACTGGGAACCTGA